atttttaattttgattatttttatttataaaaatggaATCGAAAATGATTATACCTGCACATGACCGATTATTGCTGCTTCTCTTTAGGTAAATTGAAAACTAATGTAGACAAAATGGAAAATTTAcctacaataaaattattaaagaccGCCATCTACGTGCCCAAAATTTTAAAGAGAGATTGTTTATAGCAATTAATATATCTATAACCTGAAAGGGGCTGGTCTAGTGGATATCAGCTTCTGCTTTCTCCAAGTCTCAAGTTTAAATACTCGTGTCAACCAAAAAAGAGTTATAAAAGATGTTTGAGAGTgaggttgtgattgtttttttaaatgtttttttgttcagaaatacattaaaataatattttttaaaattatttttgatatcattacattaaaatgatttaaaaacactaaacaaatattaatttgaagcaattaaaagataacataaaaaataaaattttttaaaacatttttgaaataaaaaaataaacggaCATTAAAGTCTAATGATTGAAACCTGACCAcgtctccaaaaaaaaaaaaattaatatattcataCACATACAAGTTTCtgtaaaaatcaacaataacGGGATTATGTACTTGATGATTAACATGTATCACTACTACATGCCATGaagttcaaaattaatttttatggctAATATCCCCTGGAAAATTAGAGTTGCAAAGATAATTATTTCATCGTAATTAAGGAGACATTGGTTATTAATAACTTGTCAAATTAACCGTGAATCTGAAAGATGTCATCCGCCGGTAAGATCAAACTATTATCATCAAaacacttgagggtctagcccaTTGGTCAACAGCAAAGCTTGTCTTTGTGAAGGTCatgggttcgatcctcaagagtaccagcctgtcacccccgcagtgccttacctgcctactgggcttgcaggatgttcagtggacccggggaatagtcgtggtgcgcgtaagctggcccggacaccccgggttaccaaaaaaaaaaaaaaaacaaaaaaaacaaaaaactattatCATCAAATGGTAACATACTACTGGGCAATTCCAACAATTGAGATTAGTGGATCTTTATTTCCAGAGAAAGCATGAACGGATTTGTTATCTCataacctaaacctaaactgcTTGGTAAGTTTGGCAATATTCAAATGGCGATGACAAGGATGTTTGTCCTGTAGTTTCGCAATAAGTGGAACCTGGTAATAGCAGAGTTCATCATTTGTTGTTAATACTTGTTAGTACTCGACATTGTCTTGGTGGTGATGAGTGATGACAAGGATGTTTCCATGGTCAGAATGTAACACCTGGTTATTGATGAGTGAACAGAGTGCCATATCAATGACAAGGTAACCATCAGCTtacaggttttttttcttaaaaaaagaatattgttATTTGTAGCTTTCGAGAgcttcaatttatatttaaaaatcttactTGCTGATATGGAGAAAAAGGACGTTGTAGCTTGTTTGAGTGGATGTGTTGTCATATCTGCAATTTCCTTGAAGAAATACTGAACTTTTCAACCTCGCGAACGGAACCATTCAGGTTGTATTTCAGGAAAATTAAGTCCTTGGAAAAGGTTACGAGTTATCTCGGATTGACCCTGCTAGTTTTGCAGGTCATGTAAGTCACTGAAAACATGGCTGGGTTAATCAGGTTTTACTACCTCAACATCTTATTTGGCTCGGCTCGGCTAGAAAACTGGTTTGAGTCGGGCTTTGAGTCTGAAGTTTCTCGATTCAAGTATCAGGTCAtgagtttttcaagtaaaatacatGGTTTTTTCATCCCtttctaataaaaaaggaaaagaaaacaaattaggcTTCGTAGGTGCCTCATCATTCATGAAAATGACCCTtggaattttaattttgacacCAGCCCGTGAAGTTTTCCACGAAAGAGAAAAGTAGCTGCTTGGAACTTTCAGCGAGTGAGAGATCATCAATCATTTAACTCTCCTGCGCAAGTAATTTAAGCTCTCTGGACTCTAATTGGTAGAAATGGCCTTATACTTTTGAGGCTGGCATAACTTTAAGCCAAATTGGAGAATTTCATGGAATTTACATTTTTTGGAAGAGACAATAAAAAACTACAGATCTATATTCCTGCTTACGAAAATTCTGCGTAAACTATGCTCCCAAGCAAATAAGTGACTGGATGGTGCGTGGATAACAGATCACCACGGATCTTGAATATTCCCTATGACCAAACTATATAAGGCCAAAGTTGGAGTCTCAGAATCACAGTTCAAAACAACCTTCTCTTCAAGGTCCATTCCTTGAAGGGacaaaaaaacacaaccaaGCCTGACATTTAACCTGAACCCTGAACAAAACCAGATGCTTCTAAATTCTTAGTGTCCTGACACATACAACAACAATCCCATCTCCAGCCTTCTTTTAAGAAATACCCATTCCTGTCACAAATCTGATGCATATATTAGAATAGCACTTCGGATACAGTTAATTTTCTGACAAACAGAACCACCTCTATCTTGTAACCAAGCAGATCCCGTACTTCTAGCTATTTAAGCAAGGGATAAAATGGCTGAAGGTTCAGTGAACTTGCTCCTCTCGAAGCTTGCTCAAATTCTCGAAGAAGAGGGCCAGCTTTTGACAGGGATTCGGACAGAAGCTGAGTATATCAGTGACGAACTGGAGTTCATGAAAGCCTTTTTAAGAGTTGCTGATGCCATGGAAGAGAGGGACCCGAGGCTTGAAGTGTTGGTCAAGAAAGTGAGAGATATTGCTTATGAGACGGAAGATGCTCTTGATGATTTCAAGCTGCGTCTTACACGTGATCGTGGACAGAGATTCTTTGCTCCTCTCCTAAGAGGTTTCGACTACTCTGTGAATTTAAGAGCTCGCCATCAAATAGCTTCAAGAATCCGAGCCATCAAATCCAGAGTAATAGGCATCTCAGAAGCACACCGGAGATACCTGATCAGAAATAATATAATGGGGCAAGGCTCAACCTTCAGCAGCATTTCAAGGCTGGAATCTCAAGGGGATGGCCTTCTGCTCGAAGAAGCTGATTTGGTGGGCATTGAAAAACCTAAAAGGCAGTTGATCGAGTGGCTTTTGGAAAGAAAATCAGGACGTGAGGTGGTTTCTGTGGTTGGGATGGGAGGGTTGGGGAAGTCAACCTTGGTGAAAAAAGTCTACGATGATCCAGATGTGAAGAAACAATTCAAGTTCCGAGCTTGGATCACCGTTTCTCAATCTTTCAAGAAAGAGGAACTCCTAAAAGACATTATTCAACAACTCTTTCGTGTTCACAAAAAACCAGGTCCTAAAGGTGTGGATAGCATGGACTATGACAAGCTAAGGACAGTGATCAATAAATTTCTGCAACAGAAGAAGTACCTGATTGTCTTGGATGATGTATGGCACACAAGTGCCTGGGGTGCTTTCCAACATGCCTTGCCAAACAGCAACTGTGGCAGCCGAATTATGGTCACAACTCGTAATACTGAAGTTGCCTCTACCGCATGCATGGATTTCCCTGACAGAGTATTTCCTTTAGACCCATTATCTCACGAAGAATCTTGGATTTTGTTCTGCAAAAAGATATTTCAGAAAAATACTTGCCCTCCACATTTGAAGAGTGTTTCAGAAACAATTCTTGGTAGATGTGAGGGATTGCCACTTGCAATTGTCTCAATCAGTGGTGTCTTGGCAGCAAAAGACAAGAACAAAATAGACGAATGGGAAATGGTCCATCGTAGCCTTGGTGCTGGATTTGAAAGCAACGACACCCTGATGAGTACGAGAAAAATACTGTCACTGAGTTACAGTGATTTGCCTTACTACCTCAAATCTTGCTTGCTGTATTTCAGCATCTTCCCCGCAGGAAATCCAATAGAGCGGATGAAACTTATTCGGCTATGGATAGCTGAAGGATTTGTGGAAGGAAAGGAAGGAATGACATTAGAGGAAGTTGCAGACGACTACCTGAATGAGCTCATAAAAAGAAGCTTGGTTCGTGTGGTAGAGGCAACCAGTGATGGACGCGTCAAAACATGCCGCATCCATGACCTTCTGCGCGAGATTATGATTACGAAGGCGAAAGACCAGGACTTTGTAGCAATAGTCAAGGAAGAAGGCATGATGTGGTCTGAAAAAGTCCGTCGTGTGTCAATACATAAAGCCGTGCCAAGTATACAACGAAGACATGTTGCCTCTCGACTTCGTTCAGTGCTCATATTTTGGGGGGCAGATTCTTTTCCTGATTCTCCTGCGCCTAGTTTGTCGTTTGGTCACCTGAGGTTGCTTAATGTGCTAGATCTGGAAGGAGCACCTCTGAAGGAATTCCCCAGCAAAGTTTCCAGCCTCTTCCTCTTGAAGTATCTAAGTTTGAGGAACACCAATGTCAATTCCATTCCAAGCTCCATTAGCAAGCTTCTGAATCTGGAAACGTTGGATCTAAAACAAACTCAAATCTCTGGATTGCCTGTTGGGATTCTGAAGCTCAGAAAGCTTCGCCACCTTTTGGTGTATCGTTATGAAATTGATTCTGATGACAGGATTCACACCAAATATGGTTTCCAACCACCACCTCAAATCGGACGTCTACAATCCTTACAAAAACTCTGCTTTGTAGATGCAAATCAAGGCGGTGATCTTCTGCTGGAACTGGGAAGGTTGAACCAGTTGAGACGGTTAGGCATTGTAAAGTTCAGGAAGGAACATGGGAAGGATCTATGCTCTTCTGTTACAAAGCTGACGGACCTTCGTGCCTTATCTATTACTTCAATCACAGACAGTGAATTCATTGATGTGGAGTACTTATCAAATCCTCCTCGATTTCTTCAGCGATTGTACCTGACAGGACGGTTACATAGTTTACCAGAGTGGTTGCATTCTTTGGATAGCTTGGTCGTGTTGGTTTTAAAATGGAGTCGGTTAAGTGATGATCCACTGCTATCTCTTCAGCATCTGCCCAATCTAGTACACCTCGAGCTTGTACAGGTTTACGATGGGGAGATGCTGTGTTTCCAAGCTAAGGGATTTCAACGGCTCAAGTTCCTGGgcataaataaattagagagtCTCAGAGTGATAACTGTTCAACAAGGAGCAATGCCTTGTCTTGAAAAGCTGATCGTCCAAAGCTGCAAGGAAATGAAAAGGGTGCCGTCAGGTATTGAACACCTGACCACACTAAAGGTATTGGAATTTTTCAATATGCCAAAAGAACTCATCATGACATTGCAACCCTGTGAAGAGAATGGAGATTATTTGAAGGTTGCACATGTTCCAGATGTTTACTCTACCTACTGGAACAACGGTATATTGGATAACTTCACTTTATTAACCAAAGAGGATGGAAGTCCTGCCCAGTCTAGCCCTAGCGGTAGCAGGCGCGACCATATTTggaaataacatgtttttatctgttataaagtatttttaatttatctatgtGATTGTAAATTATTCATGAATAAACTTATCTCTTATTTTGTCTTCCTTCCCTTCGTTCTCTGTTGTTTTCTCTTAATTTGGTGTACGGTGTGCTTTGTAAACTGTGAATATTTCTCGTTAATATTCAAA
This region of Populus alba chromosome 3, ASM523922v2, whole genome shotgun sequence genomic DNA includes:
- the LOC118028676 gene encoding disease resistance protein RPM1: MAEGSVNLLLSKLAQILEEEGQLLTGIRTEAEYISDELEFMKAFLRVADAMEERDPRLEVLVKKVRDIAYETEDALDDFKLRLTRDRGQRFFAPLLRGFDYSVNLRARHQIASRIRAIKSRVIGISEAHRRYLIRNNIMGQGSTFSSISRLESQGDGLLLEEADLVGIEKPKRQLIEWLLERKSGREVVSVVGMGGLGKSTLVKKVYDDPDVKKQFKFRAWITVSQSFKKEELLKDIIQQLFRVHKKPGPKGVDSMDYDKLRTVINKFLQQKKYLIVLDDVWHTSAWGAFQHALPNSNCGSRIMVTTRNTEVASTACMDFPDRVFPLDPLSHEESWILFCKKIFQKNTCPPHLKSVSETILGRCEGLPLAIVSISGVLAAKDKNKIDEWEMVHRSLGAGFESNDTLMSTRKILSLSYSDLPYYLKSCLLYFSIFPAGNPIERMKLIRLWIAEGFVEGKEGMTLEEVADDYLNELIKRSLVRVVEATSDGRVKTCRIHDLLREIMITKAKDQDFVAIVKEEGMMWSEKVRRVSIHKAVPSIQRRHVASRLRSVLIFWGADSFPDSPAPSLSFGHLRLLNVLDLEGAPLKEFPSKVSSLFLLKYLSLRNTNVNSIPSSISKLLNLETLDLKQTQISGLPVGILKLRKLRHLLVYRYEIDSDDRIHTKYGFQPPPQIGRLQSLQKLCFVDANQGGDLLLELGRLNQLRRLGIVKFRKEHGKDLCSSVTKLTDLRALSITSITDSEFIDVEYLSNPPRFLQRLYLTGRLHSLPEWLHSLDSLVVLVLKWSRLSDDPLLSLQHLPNLVHLELVQVYDGEMLCFQAKGFQRLKFLGINKLESLRVITVQQGAMPCLEKLIVQSCKEMKRVPSGIEHLTTLKVLEFFNMPKELIMTLQPCEENGDYLKVAHVPDVYSTYWNNGILDNFTLLTKEDGSPAQSSPSGSRRDHIWK